From Hemitrygon akajei chromosome 19, sHemAka1.3, whole genome shotgun sequence, the proteins below share one genomic window:
- the omd gene encoding osteomodulin isoform X2 — MAFITRLTIFILLFGVNILCQDVNYQSSQQHQRSIRTPIDLELYRSFPRECAPECRCVPSFPLAMYCDNRKLTNIPNIPPHVRYLFLQFNEIESVPENAFVNATLLQEINLSRNKLKSSKIAKGVFGKLKHLITLNLAYNKLEEIPAPLPNSLERLSLGFNKITKLPAETIRSLINVTILDLGNNRLPDGAVKGNHLGKMKSLLQLNLRSNKLKSMPGDLPASLLQLSVENNSISSIPANYFRKTPNLISLRMTRNKLKQVPYGVFNLSKLMELNLGHNQLTKTFYVSRNLEHLYLNNNDFTTLNVTLMCPTTDIMNPNHLTYIRLEKNKLRGPLNTYIYACFPRLRNFVFGEQDTVPAVETQEAPELAGTPI; from the exons ATGGCCTTCATCACAAGGCTGACAATTTTCATACTTCTCTTCGGTGTAAATATTCTTTGTCAAGATGTCAATTATCAGTCTTCCCAACAACATCAACGAAGCATTCGTACACCCATAGATCTTGAACTATATAGATCATTTCCCAGAGAGTGTGCTCCTGAATGTCGGTGCGTACCATCATTTCCTTTGGCTATGTACTGTGATAATCGAAAACTCACAAATATTCCCAATATTCCACCGCATGTGAGATATCTTTTccttcagttcaatgaaatagaAAGTGTTCCAGAAAATGCTTTTGTTAATGCAACATTGCTTCAAGAAATTAATTTAAGTCGCAATAAATTGAAGTCTTCCAAGATCGCCAAAGGTGTTTTTGGCAAACTCAAACATCTGATTACTCTTAACCTAGCATACAACAAACTTGAAGAAATCCCAGCTCCACTACCTAACAGTCTTGAAAGACTTTCTTTGGGTTTCAACAAAATTACTAAACTACCTGCTGAAACTATACGATCATTGATAAATGTTACAATTTTGGATCTTGGTAATAACCGACTCCCTGATGGTGCAGTCAAGGGAAATCATCTTGGAAAAATGAAGAGTCTCCTACAGTTAAACCTGCGCAGTAACAAACTCAAATCCATGCCTGGAGACCTTCCAGCTTCTCTACTACAACTTTCAGTTGAAAACAACTCTATATCGTCCATCCCAGCAAATTACTTCAGAAAAACTCCAAATCTCATTTCATTAAGGATGACACGCAATAAGCTTAAACAAGTTCCATATGGTGTGTTCAACCTCTCAAAACTAATGGAACTGAATCTAGGTCACAACCAACTGACTAAAACTTTCTACGTTTCAAGGAATCTAGAACACCTGTATCTGAACAATAATGACTTTACAA CGCTTAATGTTACCTTGATGTGTCCTACAACCGACATAATGAATCCAAACCATCTGACCTATATTCGGCTTGAGAAAAATAAGCTGCGAGGCCCTTTAAATACATATATCTATGCCTGTTTTCCTCGTCTTCGAAACTTTGTTTTTGGTGAACAGGATACTGTACCAGCTGTTGAAACCCAAGAAGCACCTGAATTGGCTGGAACACCAATTTGA
- the omd gene encoding osteomodulin isoform X1, producing the protein MLDSVRRSELKESQTYSLQSLSHRDKTVTIRMAFITRLTIFILLFGVNILCQDVNYQSSQQHQRSIRTPIDLELYRSFPRECAPECRCVPSFPLAMYCDNRKLTNIPNIPPHVRYLFLQFNEIESVPENAFVNATLLQEINLSRNKLKSSKIAKGVFGKLKHLITLNLAYNKLEEIPAPLPNSLERLSLGFNKITKLPAETIRSLINVTILDLGNNRLPDGAVKGNHLGKMKSLLQLNLRSNKLKSMPGDLPASLLQLSVENNSISSIPANYFRKTPNLISLRMTRNKLKQVPYGVFNLSKLMELNLGHNQLTKTFYVSRNLEHLYLNNNDFTTLNVTLMCPTTDIMNPNHLTYIRLEKNKLRGPLNTYIYACFPRLRNFVFGEQDTVPAVETQEAPELAGTPI; encoded by the exons ATGTTAGACAGTGTTAGACGGTCTGAATTGAAAGAAAGTCAAACTTACAGTCTGCAGTCCCTATCACACAG AGACAAAACTGTCACCATAAGAATGGCCTTCATCACAAGGCTGACAATTTTCATACTTCTCTTCGGTGTAAATATTCTTTGTCAAGATGTCAATTATCAGTCTTCCCAACAACATCAACGAAGCATTCGTACACCCATAGATCTTGAACTATATAGATCATTTCCCAGAGAGTGTGCTCCTGAATGTCGGTGCGTACCATCATTTCCTTTGGCTATGTACTGTGATAATCGAAAACTCACAAATATTCCCAATATTCCACCGCATGTGAGATATCTTTTccttcagttcaatgaaatagaAAGTGTTCCAGAAAATGCTTTTGTTAATGCAACATTGCTTCAAGAAATTAATTTAAGTCGCAATAAATTGAAGTCTTCCAAGATCGCCAAAGGTGTTTTTGGCAAACTCAAACATCTGATTACTCTTAACCTAGCATACAACAAACTTGAAGAAATCCCAGCTCCACTACCTAACAGTCTTGAAAGACTTTCTTTGGGTTTCAACAAAATTACTAAACTACCTGCTGAAACTATACGATCATTGATAAATGTTACAATTTTGGATCTTGGTAATAACCGACTCCCTGATGGTGCAGTCAAGGGAAATCATCTTGGAAAAATGAAGAGTCTCCTACAGTTAAACCTGCGCAGTAACAAACTCAAATCCATGCCTGGAGACCTTCCAGCTTCTCTACTACAACTTTCAGTTGAAAACAACTCTATATCGTCCATCCCAGCAAATTACTTCAGAAAAACTCCAAATCTCATTTCATTAAGGATGACACGCAATAAGCTTAAACAAGTTCCATATGGTGTGTTCAACCTCTCAAAACTAATGGAACTGAATCTAGGTCACAACCAACTGACTAAAACTTTCTACGTTTCAAGGAATCTAGAACACCTGTATCTGAACAATAATGACTTTACAA CGCTTAATGTTACCTTGATGTGTCCTACAACCGACATAATGAATCCAAACCATCTGACCTATATTCGGCTTGAGAAAAATAAGCTGCGAGGCCCTTTAAATACATATATCTATGCCTGTTTTCCTCGTCTTCGAAACTTTGTTTTTGGTGAACAGGATACTGTACCAGCTGTTGAAACCCAAGAAGCACCTGAATTGGCTGGAACACCAATTTGA